The Hemitrygon akajei chromosome 23, sHemAka1.3, whole genome shotgun sequence genome includes a window with the following:
- the slc35g1 gene encoding solute carrier family 35 member G1 encodes MSAYCDPEREFVVVALGAEPRVTEVLMEKPNGRSAANTEFNEIPETGHRIAVSKHLNFAVCCHSQRVGHSSAEDNSSDPPVPEKKPKWVGLGLCYALFSCVFFSVLALLVKKIEGVHALEISGFRCLFQWLFTFPIIIYNEVDIMGPKGLRLLLFLRGLLGATAMMLLFYAIQQMHLADATVIMLSNPVFVSIFAWIFLKEKCNLLDPIFIIFTLVGVVLIARPQFLFGTQNAGLESEYKNHIKGTVAAFGSALCAAMTLIVIRKMGKSVNYFLSIWYYSAIGSILSMSAVSITQEWSLPFCGMDRAFLILIGLLGIGGQVFLTKALQIERAAPVALIKTTEVVLAFILQYLFLNRSPTWWSLGGAICVTSGTSGVALQKWYTSTRKAKKNQN; translated from the exons ATGAGCGCTTACTGCGACCCGGAGCGGGAGTTTGTGGTCGTGGCTCTCGGGGCTGAGCCGCGTGTGACTGAGGTTCTGATGGAAAAGCCCAACGGACGTTCAGCGGCGAACACCGAGTTCAACGAGATCCCAGAGACAGGGCACCGGATAGCAGTCAGCAAACACTTGAATTTTGCTGTGTGCTGTCACTCTCAGAGAGTCGGGCACTCTTCTGCTGAGGATAACTCCAGTGATCCACCAG tACCAGAGAAGAAACCTAAATGGGTAGGCCTCGGGTTATGTTACGCACTGTTCTCCTGTGTATTCTTTTCGGTCCTTGCTCTCCTGGTGAAGAAAATTGAAGGAGTCCATGCACTGGAAATCAGTGGGTTTCGATGTTTATTTCAGTGGCTATTTACATTCCCAATTATTATCTATAACGA AGTGGATATTATGGGACCAAAAGGTCTGAGACTGTTGCTTTTCTTACGAGGACTCCTTGGTGCTACAGCCATGATGTTGCTCTTCTACGCCATTCAACAGATGCATTTGGCTGATGCCACTGTCATAATGCTCAGTAACCCCGTCTTTGTCTCCATATTTGCTTGGATTTTTCTGAAGGAAAAATGCAATTTGTTGGATCCCATCTTCATCATTTTTACTTTAGTCGGAGTCGTTCTTATTGCTAGACCACAATTTCTGTTTGGCACTCAAAATGCGGGATTAGAAAGTGAGTACAAGAATCACATCAAGGGAACGGTGGCTGCTTTTGGAAGTGCACTCTGTGCGGCAATGACTTTGATTGTGATCCGCAAGATGGGCAAATCGGTAaattatttcctctccatttggTACTACTCAGCGATTGGATCGATCCTAAGCATGAGTGCGGTTTCGATAACTCAGGAATGGAGCTTGCCCTTCTGTGGGATGGATCGAGCATTTTTAATCCTGATTGGCCTACTGGGGATTGGAGGGCAAGTCTTTCTCACAAAAGCTCTACAGATAGAGAGGGCTGCCCCTGTGGCTCTTATAAAGACAACAGAAGTAGTCCTAGCCTttatattgcaatatttattcctaaATCGCTCTCCTACCTGGTGGAGTCTGGGAGGAGCTATTTGTGTAACAAGTGGTACCAGTGGAGTTGCTCTTCAGAAATGGTACACTAGCACCAGAAAAGCAAAGAAAAATCAAAATTAA